CTTCGTCGGGGCGGCGGTGCTCGCGCTGCGCCTCGAGGCGGTGGGTGGCTAGCTGGCTGATGGGTTCGAGTACGTCCGGATGAGCCACGACGATTTCGTGGAAGGCGTCGCGGCCGACCTCCAGCACGGTGACGTCCTCCTCGGCCACCACCGTGGCCGAGCGCGGCTCGCCGGCAAGCAAAGACATCTCGCCGAAGCAGTCGCCGGCCGCGAGCCGGGCGATGGTGCGGCCGCCGCCGTCTTCGCGCCGGCCCAAGACCACCGCGACCCGACCGGTATCGATGACGTAGAACGAGTCGCCCGCTTCGCCTTCGCGCACGATCACCTCGGCGCGCCCAAAAGTCAGCCGGCGGGCGCGTGCCGCCAGGGTGCGCATGTCCTCCTCCGCCAGCGGGGCCAACAGCGGAACCCGCGCCAGAGTTGCGGCGATGGTGTCGCCGGCCAGCGCCGCCGGCGGCTCGCCATGGACGAACAGATCCCGCGCCGGGTACGGAATCCGCACACCGGCGCGGCGCAGCGCGTACCAGAGGTTGGTCATCAGACGATCGCGAATGCGATCGAGCTCGCCGAACTGCACCAGCCAGTAGCGGACCGCGTACTCGACGCCGCTCTCTTTGAAGTGAGCCGTGCGGACCTCCGGCACCGGCTCGCGCAGCACCGCCGGTTCGGCCTCGAGCACGGCCATCACTGCTTGTTTCACGGTGTGCGGCGGAACCTCGTAGCCGGCCTCGAATATCAGAGTGTCGCCGTAATGCGGATCGGGGCGGGTATAGTTCGTCACCGGCTCGCGCGAGAGATAGGTGTTGGGCAGGATGATGACCTCGTTGACCCGGGTGCGGATCTTGGTGGTCCGCCAGCCCGTCTCCAGCACCTGGCCCTCGAAGGTGCCGACCCGCACCCAGTCGTCACGGCTGAATGGGGCCTCCAATTCCAGCACCAGGCCGCTGATGACGGCACCGAGAAGGTCTTGGAGAGCGAGGCCGACAATCGCCGTCAGCACCGCCGAGGTGGCGATCAGCGAGGCGACGTTGATGTCGAGAGCGAAACGCAGCACCAAGAGAATGATCAGGAAGTAGGTGACGATGCTGCCGACATCGCGAAAGATGGCGGAGACGCCGGCGCCTTGGCGCTGGCGCAGGTAGAAGTCGACGAACAGCACCAGCGCGATACGAACGCCGCCGATCAGCACGGCGGCGACGAAGACCGCGTAGGCGTAAAGGAACACCGCCCCGTCCTGACCGCCGCGGCCGACGGCCGAGAGCGCGCCGCACAGCAGGCCGACTGCGATCAGCGTCAGCGACGAGTCCAACCGCGTGCCGATGCGAGTGCGGCGCAGTGCCAGCCGCAGCCCGACAGCCAAGAGGATCCCCAGGCCTTGCAGCGCGGCGGCCAGCGCCGGATGGGTGGTAACCAGCGGGAACCAATCGCGGATCGTCATCGCGGCCCGTCAGTCCGGCGCTCTTGCCGATTGTGATGTCCAATCATGATTGGTGTCCAGCGTTTGCGCTCACCTGCCGGGCTTTGTCGCCGCCAGGTCAGCGGCCCCAATCGCGGGCGTAGCGGAAGTCGCGATCGATGGTGCGGTTGGATACTTTGGCGATCACCGGCAGGCGCCGTTTGAACTGCGAGCGGCGCACCATGTCGCTCACCCGCGCCACAAACGGCGCGGCGAAACCGGCGGCGCAGAGCTCATCGTGCGAATAGCGCAGATCGACCATGGCGTAGAGCAGGGCATCGACCTCGGCGTAGCTGAAGCCCAACTCCGCCTCATCGGTCTGTCCGACCCAAAGATCGGCCGAGGGCTGCTTGCCGACCACGGCGGCAGGCACGCCGATCTCGGCCGCCAGCGCCCACACCTGGGCCTTGTAGAGGTCGCCGATGGGGTTGAGCGCCGAGGCCATGTCGCCGTGGAGGGTGCCGTAACCGAGTAGGAGTTCGGTCTTGTTGCTGGTGCCGAGGACCAGGGCCTGCCAGCGGGCGGAGTGATCATACAGGATGGTCATGCGCTCGCGCGCCATCTTGTTACCGCGGCGCATGTTGTCGGCATCGGGGAAGCGCTCGAAGTAGGCATCGATCTGGGCGGTGATTTCGATCTGCAAGGTGTCAAAGCCGCCGACGGCAGCCACGGCCTCGGCGTGAGCAAGGCTCTCGGCGCTGGAGGTCTTGTAGGGCAGCTCGATCCCGAGGACGTTGCCGGCGCCGAGGGCTTCGGCTGCCAGCAGCGCGCTAACGCTGGAGTCAACGCCGCCGGAGAGGCCGACCACGACCCGCTCGATGCCGACCTTGCGGACCTCGTCGCGGATGAAGGCGGTCAGAATCCGCCGCAGCAGCAGCGCATTGGTCGGTATCCGTGGCGGGGTGAGCGAGTTTGCAGTTACGCCCGCGGGCGTTTGCTTGGGAATGGCGGCAGTCATCGGCTGCCTCTGCGCGCAGCCGGTGCCGCCCGCTTGAGTGCGCGTGGCGCCGGCTCCGCAGCGCCGGGGCGCAGGCGCTCGCGGATGCG
This is a stretch of genomic DNA from Deltaproteobacteria bacterium. It encodes these proteins:
- a CDS encoding NAD+ synthase produces the protein MTAAIPKQTPAGVTANSLTPPRIPTNALLLRRILTAFIRDEVRKVGIERVVVGLSGGVDSSVSALLAAEALGAGNVLGIELPYKTSSAESLAHAEAVAAVGGFDTLQIEITAQIDAYFERFPDADNMRRGNKMARERMTILYDHSARWQALVLGTSNKTELLLGYGTLHGDMASALNPIGDLYKAQVWALAAEIGVPAAVVGKQPSADLWVGQTDEAELGFSYAEVDALLYAMVDLRYSHDELCAAGFAAPFVARVSDMVRRSQFKRRLPVIAKVSNRTIDRDFRYARDWGR
- a CDS encoding mechanosensitive ion channel family protein; amino-acid sequence: MTIRDWFPLVTTHPALAAALQGLGILLAVGLRLALRRTRIGTRLDSSLTLIAVGLLCGALSAVGRGGQDGAVFLYAYAVFVAAVLIGGVRIALVLFVDFYLRQRQGAGVSAIFRDVGSIVTYFLIILLVLRFALDINVASLIATSAVLTAIVGLALQDLLGAVISGLVLELEAPFSRDDWVRVGTFEGQVLETGWRTTKIRTRVNEVIILPNTYLSREPVTNYTRPDPHYGDTLIFEAGYEVPPHTVKQAVMAVLEAEPAVLREPVPEVRTAHFKESGVEYAVRYWLVQFGELDRIRDRLMTNLWYALRRAGVRIPYPARDLFVHGEPPAALAGDTIAATLARVPLLAPLAEEDMRTLAARARRLTFGRAEVIVREGEAGDSFYVIDTGRVAVVLGRREDGGGRTIARLAAGDCFGEMSLLAGEPRSATVVAEEDVTVLEVGRDAFHEIVVAHPDVLEPISQLATHRLEAQREHRRPDEALPAFANDVAAQRLLQRIKSFFRI